The genomic stretch GCCGTGACCCATTTGCAGCCCTGAGCGATGACGAGGTCGATCAGATCGAACGGCTCTTTGCCGAGAGCTGGAGGTGACTAGCCTGCCTTTGCAAACCTTGCTTGTCGGCGCGCACAGAATCCGAGGCATGTCCCGGCTGGCTGCGCCACGTCTTGGTCGCCGGGTATCGACGGGGGATGTTGGATGGCGCTTTATCGCGCGGCCTTATCCCTTGCCCATGCGAAAGCGGCGCAGGGCGGGCAGGATCGCGCCCATGTCGCAGTCGCGGCCTTCGCCGAAGGCGTAATAGGTGTCGCGGAACAGCGCCGAGAGGCGTTGATACGCCGGGGCATGGCTATCGCGCGGGGTGAAGACGCGCAGCGGTGGGGACATGCGGTCTTGGGCCTCGGCGATTGTCTTGAATGCGCCCGCGATCATGGCGGCAAAGATGCAGGCACCCACCCCTACGGGCGAGCGTTCCGGCACATGCACCGGGCGGCCCAGCACATCGGCATAGATTTGGTTGAGCACGCCGTTCTTTTGCGGGATGCCGCCCGCGTTGATGACACGGTCAAAGCGGGCACCGCCGGACTGCATGCGCTCGATGATCAGGCCGACATGCATGGCCATGCCCTCGATGGCGGAGTGCATCTCGTCCGCCGCCGTGTGGTGCAGATCCCAGCCCAGTGTCAGCCCGCCCAGATCGGGGCGGACCAGTACGGTGCGGTCGCCGTTGTCCCATGGCACGCGCAACAGGCCGGTGGCACCGGGGCCATAGTCCATCAGCCCATCGCACAGCGTCGCCACGTCCGATCCTGCGCGCCGCGCAATTGCGTCGAATACGTCGCCGGTGGCGGATTGGCCTGCCTCGATCCCCATATAGCCGGGCACGACGCTGTCGGGGACCATGCCGCAGATGCCGGGGACGGGGCGCGCCTTGGGATCGGCGATGGCAATGATGCAGGTCGAGGTGCCCACCACGTTGACCACATCGCCCGGCGCGCAATGGGTGCCGATGGCGTCCCAATGCGCGTCGAACGCGCCGAAGGGCAGGGGGATGCCCGCGCGCAGCCCGGTGCGTTCGGCCCATTCCGGCGCCAGCGTGCCCGCCTGTTGCAGAGAGTGCCCCCAACGCCCAGTGATGCGGGTGTTGATGCCTGCTAGCGCCGGGTCGACGCGCGACAGGAAGTCCTGCGGCGGCAACCCGCCCCAGCCCGCGCCCCACATCCATTTGTGCCCCATGGCACAAACAGATCGTGGCATCTGCGCCGGGTCCGTTATGCCGCACAGGGTGGCGGCGATCATGTCGCAATTCTCTGCCGCCGTGGCCAGTGGCGCATCCGGATCGTGGCGTAGAAAGTGCAGCAGCTTGGCGTAGCCCCATTCGGTGGAATAGGTGCCGCCGCACCAGTCCAACGCCTCGACGCCGTCGGCGCGGGCTTGGGTGGTGATCTCGGCGGCCTCGGCATGGGCGGTATGATCGCACCACAGGTAGTAGTCCGCCAGCGGCTGCAACTGCGCGTCCAACGGAATGACAGAGGATCCGGTCGTGTCGGCGGCGAAGGCGGCGATGGCGTGGCCGTCAATGCCGGCCTTGGCCACGGCCTCGCGGATCGCGGCGCAGAGCGCGTCCATCTGGTCACGATGGCTTTGCCGTGCGACATGCGGATCGGCGTCGGAGCGGTGCAGAGCGTAGGGGGCCACGGCAGAGGCCAGCACCGCGCCGGTGTCCGTGTCCATCAGGGTGACGCGGGTGGAAAGCGTGCCGAAATCGGCACCTGCGACGATGCTCATGACCTATTGTCCGTATGTGGCGTTGGCGCCGTGCTTGCGCAGAAAGTGACGGTCCAGCAGCGCGTCAGAGATCGCGGGCGGTTGCCGGTCCAGCACCGCGCCGTGCCACGCCATCTTTGCGACCTCTTCGAGGATCATGGCGTTCATCACCGCCTCGGCCGGGTCGCGGCCCCAGACAAAGGGACCATGCCCCGCCACCAGTACCGCCGGAATGGCCAGCGGATCGCGGTCGCCCACCGTTTCGGCGATGACCGAACCGGTGGCGGCGACATAGCGGGTTGTGATCTCTTCCGCTGTCAGGTCGCGGGTGACGGGGATGGTGCCGCGAAAGTAATCCGCATGGGTGGTGCCCAGCGGCGGGATCGGGCGGCGGGCCTGCGCCATGATGGTGGCATAGGTGGAATGGGTGTGCACGATGCCGCCGATCTGCGGAAACGCGCGGTAAAGCGCGACATGGGTGTCCAGATCTGATGAGGGGCGAAAGCGGTTGTCCAGCGCCGCGCCGTCGAGATCGGTCAGCACCATGTACTGGGGGGTCATCTCTGGGTAGGGCACCCCGGAGGGCTTGATGACGATGCGCCCGGTTTCACGGTCGATGCCGCTGGCATTGCCAAAGGTCGCCTTGACCAGACCATGACGCACTGTGTCAAGATTGGCCTCCAGAACGGCAGATTTGAGGGCGTCGAGCGGCATGGTCGGTCCTTTGGTCGTCAGCAGGGGGCACGCGGTACAACGCGCGCAGGGGGTGCGCGCCCCGACTAGGGGCGCGCGGTGTCAAGCTCAGCGAGCGGCGGTCCATCCCTGATAGTCGCCAAGATTGTCGCTGGTGATCAGCTTGGGCTCCAGCAGGACGGTGTCTTCTTCGGGTGTCTCACCCATGAAGACGTCATAGCCCATCTGCAGCGCCTGACCGGCCATGATATAGGGGTCCTGGCTGGCGGAGGCCTTGATCAGCGAGTCGCCTTTGGCCAGTTCGTCCTCGATCACCGGGGCGCCGTCGACGCCGGTGATGATGAACTCGGACCGGCCCAACTGGCGGGCTGCCAGCGCGGCACCCACGGCGGTGGGATCGTTGATGGCAAAGACGCCGTCGATCTTGTCAAAGCGGGTCAGCAGGCCCTGCATCACGTTCAGACCGCCATCGCGCGACGCCTTGCCGTTCTGGTCGTCGGACAGCACGTTGATGCCCTCATTGGCCTCGAACACCTCTTGGCAGCCCGCGACGCGGTCGATGATCGAAGAGCTTTGCGGGCCATTGATGATGATCACGTCGCCGGTGCCGTCCAGCGCGTCGACGATGTGCTGGCACGCTTTGCGGCCTGCATCCACGTTGTCGGTCATCACGGTCACGTCTGCGCCGGGGGCCGACACGTCAAAGGCGGCGACCACGATGCCGGCACTCTGCGCCCGCTTGACGGCGGGGGCGATGGCGGCCGCGTCGACCGCGTTCAGCATGATGATGTCAACGCCAGAGGCGATGAAGTTGTCGATCTGGCTGACTTGTTTGTTGAGGTCGTAATCGGCAGAGACCGATGTGACCTGCACGTCGGGGTTGATCTCTTTCGCGCGGTCCTCAATGCCTTTGATGGTTGCGACGAAGAACGGGTTGCCCAGCAGCCCGACCGAAATGCCGATGCTTTCCAGTTGCTTGTCCTGCGCAAGTGCGCCGGTGGCCAGCAGCGCGGTTGCGGCTGCGGATGTAACGAGGGTCTTAAGAATACGCATGTTATCCTCCCATGGTGTTGATGCGTTGTAATGTCGTGGATTCGCAGTGGTTTAGGTGCGGGCGCCGCCCTTTAGTCGGTAGCGGTCCAGCGCCACGGCGACGATGATGACCAGCCCTTTGATGATGAATTGCCAGATGTCGGAAACGCCGGTCAGGATCAGGCCGTTTGACAGCACGGCGATGATCAGCGCGCCGATCAGCGTGCCCCAGATGCTGCCCACACCGCCGACAAACGAGGTGCCGCCAAGGATCACCGCCGCGATGGCGTCAAGCTCATAGGCTTGGCCCAGTTGCAGCCCGTTGGCAGCGTAAAGGCGCGCGGCAGACATCACGCCACCCAGTCCGGCCAACAGCCCCGACATGCCGTAGACGAACAGCAGCACGAGGCTGACCTTGATGCCCGCCAGTCGCGCGGCCTCGTGGTTGCCGCCTGTCGCGTAGATCCATGTGCCCAGCACGGTGCGGCGCAGGATGACCCAAGAGATCACGACCGTCAGCAGCGCCACGATGGCCAGCCAAGGCACGCCCAAAAGCGTACCGTTGCCGATAAAGTCAAACGGCAGGTCGGCGTTGAAAACGGTTGTGTCGCCGCCCATCAAGCGGGCCACGCCGCGCACCGCCGTCAGCGCCCCAAGTGTGACAATAAAGGGTGGCAGGCCAAGAAAGGCCACCAGCCCGCCGTTGATCAGGCCAAAGACCAGCCCCATGGCCAGCCCGGCAGGGATGCCCATCATGCCCCATCCGGGGATCAGTGACATCGACACCGCCGCCATGGCAGAGGCCGCAAGGATCGAACCGACGGACAAATCGATGCCCCCGGTCAGGATGACAAAGGTCATCCCGGCGGCCAGCACGACATTGATAGAGGCCTGCTGCGTGACGATAGAAATGTTGTTCACCGACAGGAACTTGCCCGTCATCAGCTGAAAGCCGATCGCCAGCAGGATCAGCACCGGCAGCATTCCCAGCGCTCTGATCGTGGCCTTTAGCCGTTCCGTATTGGCCGGGCCGCTGCCCGTCTGTGCCGTATCGCTCATGTGTTTTCCTCCCACGCGGGCCTTGTCAGGCCGCGGCCCCTGTCGACAGGGTCATGATCTCTTCTTGTTCAACCGGCTTGCCGGGGGCGGCGCGCACCTCTCCGGCGATCTCTCCGTCGCGCATGACCAAAACCCTGTCGGCGACCCCGATGATTTCGGGCAATTCGGACGAGATCATCACCACGGCCATCCCCTCGCGCGCGAGGCGGTCGATCAGGCGATAGATTTCGGATTTCGCGCCGACATCGACGCCGCGTGTTGGCTCATCCAGAATGACGACCTTGGGTTGTGCCTCCAGCAGGCGGGCCAGCAGCACTTTTTGCTGGTTGCCGCCCGACAGCGCGCCCACGTTCAGCCGGGCCGAAGGCGTCTTGACCCCCAACTCGCGGATTGCATTGGCGGCGCGGTCCGCCTGTGCGCGAAAGTTCAGAAAACCGCCGCGATGCGCGTCGCGTTCATGCACGCAGGTCGAGATGTTCTGCGCGATGGTCATGTCCAGAAACAGACCCAGCGCCTTGCGATCCTCGGTCAGGTAGACGATGCCGTGGCGCAACGCCTCGCGCGGGCTGCGCGGAGTGACTTTAGTGCCGTTTAGCGTGACGGTGCCAGCGGTGGCCGGGTCCGCGCCGTAGATCAGACGCGCCAGTTCGGTGCGCCCGGACCCGACGAGGCCGGACAAGCCCAGCACCTCACCCTCATGGACCTCAAAGGTGCAATCCTTGACCAGGCGGCCGTCAGACATGCCCTCGACCCGCATCACCACATGGCGGGCGTCATCATGGGCGACGTGGTCCTTGGTGTAAAAGGTCGACAGGTCGCGCCCGACCATCATGGACACCAGCGTGCGGGCGTTCAGTTGTTCCTTGTCCAGCGTGCCGACATAGGCACCGTCGCGCAGCACCGAACAGCGGTCCGCCAGACGATAGATTTCGTCCATACGGTGGCTGATATAGATCACCGCGATCCCCTGTGCGGTCAGCCCCTCGATGACCTGAAACAGGCGTTCCGTCTCGCGGCTGGACAGAGAGGTCGTAGGCTCGTCCATCACGATGATGCGTGCATCAGAGGCCATGGCGCGGGCGATCTCGACCAGTTGCCGTTCGCCCAGTGACAGGCTGCCGACGCGGGTCGCGGGGGTAAAGTCGATGCCCAGCCGGTCCAGCACCGGCTGCGTGC from Antarctobacter heliothermus encodes the following:
- a CDS encoding sugar ABC transporter ATP-binding protein: MTPLLEMREISKTFGPVKALSGVSLTAFPGEVHALMGENGAGKSTLMKVLSGAYVADPGGEVLVDGQPIPTGDPKQARGRGIAVIYQELSLSPNLSVAENVFLGREPSRSGFISRASMAARTQPVLDRLGIDFTPATRVGSLSLGERQLVEIARAMASDARIIVMDEPTTSLSSRETERLFQVIEGLTAQGIAVIYISHRMDEIYRLADRCSVLRDGAYVGTLDKEQLNARTLVSMMVGRDLSTFYTKDHVAHDDARHVVMRVEGMSDGRLVKDCTFEVHEGEVLGLSGLVGSGRTELARLIYGADPATAGTVTLNGTKVTPRSPREALRHGIVYLTEDRKALGLFLDMTIAQNISTCVHERDAHRGGFLNFRAQADRAANAIRELGVKTPSARLNVGALSGGNQQKVLLARLLEAQPKVVILDEPTRGVDVGAKSEIYRLIDRLAREGMAVVMISSELPEIIGVADRVLVMRDGEIAGEVRAAPGKPVEQEEIMTLSTGAAA
- a CDS encoding ABC transporter substrate-binding protein, with the protein product MRILKTLVTSAAATALLATGALAQDKQLESIGISVGLLGNPFFVATIKGIEDRAKEINPDVQVTSVSADYDLNKQVSQIDNFIASGVDIIMLNAVDAAAIAPAVKRAQSAGIVVAAFDVSAPGADVTVMTDNVDAGRKACQHIVDALDGTGDVIIINGPQSSSIIDRVAGCQEVFEANEGINVLSDDQNGKASRDGGLNVMQGLLTRFDKIDGVFAINDPTAVGAALAARQLGRSEFIITGVDGAPVIEDELAKGDSLIKASASQDPYIMAGQALQMGYDVFMGETPEEDTVLLEPKLITSDNLGDYQGWTAAR
- the araD gene encoding L-ribulose-5-phosphate 4-epimerase AraD, which produces MPLDALKSAVLEANLDTVRHGLVKATFGNASGIDRETGRIVIKPSGVPYPEMTPQYMVLTDLDGAALDNRFRPSSDLDTHVALYRAFPQIGGIVHTHSTYATIMAQARRPIPPLGTTHADYFRGTIPVTRDLTAEEITTRYVAATGSVIAETVGDRDPLAIPAVLVAGHGPFVWGRDPAEAVMNAMILEEVAKMAWHGAVLDRQPPAISDALLDRHFLRKHGANATYGQ
- a CDS encoding ABC transporter permease subunit; its protein translation is MSDTAQTGSGPANTERLKATIRALGMLPVLILLAIGFQLMTGKFLSVNNISIVTQQASINVVLAAGMTFVILTGGIDLSVGSILAASAMAAVSMSLIPGWGMMGIPAGLAMGLVFGLINGGLVAFLGLPPFIVTLGALTAVRGVARLMGGDTTVFNADLPFDFIGNGTLLGVPWLAIVALLTVVISWVILRRTVLGTWIYATGGNHEAARLAGIKVSLVLLFVYGMSGLLAGLGGVMSAARLYAANGLQLGQAYELDAIAAVILGGTSFVGGVGSIWGTLIGALIIAVLSNGLILTGVSDIWQFIIKGLVIIVAVALDRYRLKGGART
- a CDS encoding ribulokinase produces the protein MSIVAGADFGTLSTRVTLMDTDTGAVLASAVAPYALHRSDADPHVARQSHRDQMDALCAAIREAVAKAGIDGHAIAAFAADTTGSSVIPLDAQLQPLADYYLWCDHTAHAEAAEITTQARADGVEALDWCGGTYSTEWGYAKLLHFLRHDPDAPLATAAENCDMIAATLCGITDPAQMPRSVCAMGHKWMWGAGWGGLPPQDFLSRVDPALAGINTRITGRWGHSLQQAGTLAPEWAERTGLRAGIPLPFGAFDAHWDAIGTHCAPGDVVNVVGTSTCIIAIADPKARPVPGICGMVPDSVVPGYMGIEAGQSATGDVFDAIARRAGSDVATLCDGLMDYGPGATGLLRVPWDNGDRTVLVRPDLGGLTLGWDLHHTAADEMHSAIEGMAMHVGLIIERMQSGGARFDRVINAGGIPQKNGVLNQIYADVLGRPVHVPERSPVGVGACIFAAMIAGAFKTIAEAQDRMSPPLRVFTPRDSHAPAYQRLSALFRDTYYAFGEGRDCDMGAILPALRRFRMGKG